A DNA window from Coffea arabica cultivar ET-39 chromosome 6c, Coffea Arabica ET-39 HiFi, whole genome shotgun sequence contains the following coding sequences:
- the LOC140008495 gene encoding uncharacterized protein encodes MSRTTEKGRIGRLSFSRIFGKHERKTTGNLVVCLTQVDGYADPMVYSFKSFPIRKLIHHSSSRLKPKEEFVWREIKDASEGCTPNYFAMSLIHTGGLVYAVGGVKADDDERHLYEPGRLPREFSCISLSTPLENSRAEIKCPMHGAKYFPLIEEIDGRIYVLSGPRPSYGSPDIIDIGFEVYYPSEDRWADLPIPPFLKKGSYSNRFRGFYSYVVIGSRLCVSTGEYACAFDTVQWEWEACELFSDFPIQPPERYVRHLDGCGPPFLFEKKAILYKDNILLCIMSAFHPPVCAYQICDEKVVHMPLILDGIPNGVPVDLVDLGNDYFAVMLFEYETEGQAEDMTIVTFKLLSERGGDGALSCALNAYNLLCRNFDFGMAECCHHERYPFVLNVCMICTTELSLTYTGKTPSIH; translated from the exons ATGTCGCGAACAACAGAGAAAGGGAGAATTGGGAGACTGTCCTTCAGCCGTATTTTTGGAAAGCATGAAAGGAAAACAACAGGAAACCTCGTGGTGTGCTTAACGCAAGTGGATGGTTATGCGGATCCAATGGTTTATTCTTTCAAGTCTTTTCCAATTCGGAAATTGATTCACCATTCTTCAAGCAGGCTTAAACCGAAAGAGGAGTTTGTCTGGCGTGAGATAAAGGATGCATCTGAGGGATGCACCCCAAATTACTTTGCTATGAGTTTGATTCATACTGGAGGTTTGGTCTATGCTGTTGGTGGTGTGAAGGCCGATGATGACGAGAGGCACTTGTATGAGCCAGGAAGGTTGCCCCGAGAGTTCAGTTGCATCTCTCTCTCAACTCCTCTAGAAAACTCTCGAGCAGAGATTAAGTGTCCAATGCATGGGGCAAAGTATTTCCCTCTTATAGAGGAAATTGATGGTCGCATCTATGTTCTATCTGGTCCCCGGCCCAGCTATGGATCTCCTGATATAATTGACATCGGCTTTGAGGTTTATTATCCTTCAGAGGATAGGTGGGCTGATCTGCCGATTCCTCCTTTTCTCAAAAAAGGTAGTTACTCCAATAGGTTTAGGGGCTTCTATTCATATGTAGTGATTGGTTCAAGGTTGTGTGTTTCGACTGGGGAATACGCGTGTGCTTTTGACACTGTGCAGTGGGAGTGGGAGGCTTGCGAGTTATTTTCTGATTTCCCGATTCAACCTCCCGAACGTTATGTGCGACACCTAGATGGTTGCGGTCCTCcatttctttttgagaaaaaagcCATCCTATATAAAGACAATATCTTGTTGTGCATTATGTCTGCCTTCCATCCTCCTGTCTGTGCCTATCAAATTTGTGATGAGAAAGTGGTACATATGCCACTTATATTGGATGGCATACCAAATGGAGTACCTGTTGATCTTGTTGATTTAGGAAATGATTACTTTGCTGTAATGCTTTTTGAATACGAAACAGAGGGACAGGCCGAAGATATGACAATTGTCACTTTCAAGCTGCTTTCAGAAAGAGGGGGAGATGGAGCTCTGAGTTGTGCATTG AATGCGTACAACTTGCTTTGCCGGAACTTTGATTTTGGGATGGCTGAATGCTGTCACCATGAGAGGTACCCCTTCGTACTGAATGTGTGTATGATCTGCACAACTGAGTTAAGCCTCACTTATACTGGGAAGACTCCTTCCATCCACTAG
- the LOC140008635 gene encoding cysteine-rich receptor-like protein kinase 19 produces MMLPSAQKDKKINGFVSRDGNLSQISMGYPCPKELWVEWAYELWKNGEGKEFLDETLDDTHSSCKLMRCLQIALQCVQEDPNDRPNMLEISHMLRNENLDMKHPKRPAFSIKKDEDGDKSSTLSEGTGQVDTATITRLVAR; encoded by the exons ATGATGCTGCCATCGGCTCAGAAGGACAAAAAG ATAAATGGGTTCGTGAGTAGAGATGGCAATTTGTCTCAAATTTCAATGGGCTACCCATGTCCAAAGGAACTTTGGGTGGAATGG GCATATGAGCTATGGAAAAATGGAGAAGGCAAAGAGTTTCTAGATGAAACACTGGATGACACACATTCATCTTGCAAACTAATGAGATGCCTTCAAATTGCTCTTCAGTGTGTTCAAGAAGATCCAAATGATAGACCTAACATGCTAGAAATTTCTCATATGCTTAGGAACGAAAATTTGGATATGAAGCATCCAAAAAGACCAGCTTTCTCTATTAAaaaagatgaagatggagataaGTCCTCCACACTGTCAGAAGGAACAGGACAAGTTGATACTGCAACCATCACAAGACTAGTTGCTCGATGA
- the LOC113691724 gene encoding probable LRR receptor-like serine/threonine-protein kinase At2g24230, with translation MGFSFFSSFFILTLFFRPLVCQQPNTDESFVSDFLQKMGLNSSDIYNFSAPFCSWPGVFCAANEENVVKLVASGWGLSGVIPDSTIGKLVKLESLDLSNNKITGLPSDFWSLGSLKSLNLSFNYLSGDLPSNIGNFGQLEILDLSSNQFSGSIPEAISSLGSLQVLKLDRNGFEFSMPLGILQCRSLVSLDLSGNKLNGSLRDGFGASFPMLRYLNIAGNGFTGKESDFLGLTSITYLNISGNYFQGSVVGLFEGPLEVLDLSRNQFQGHISQVNSVSSFSLSRLVYVDLSENQLSGEFFNDLNEAQNLRHLNLAHNRFSKEQLLHIGMLSGLEYLNLSASNLIGEMPGEISMLSNLKTLDLSRNHLSGHIPLLSIQKLQVLDLSYNNLSGDIPMKLIDKLPWMERFNFSYNNLTLCASQFSPETLNSAFIGSLNSCPIAANPDLFKRRTQKHRGLKLAVVLTISMVFLLLGLLFLAFGCRRKTRMWEVKQNSYKEEQNISGPFSFQTDSTTWVADVKQATSVPVVIFEKPLLNFTFADLLSATSHFDRGTLLAEGKFGPVYRGFLSGGIHVAVKVLVHGSTMTDQEAARELEYLGRIKHPNLVPLTGYCLAGEQRIAIYDYMENGNLQNLLHDLPLGVQATEDWSTDTWEEDENNSIQNIGSEGLLTTWRFRYKIALGTARALAFLHHGCSPPIIHRDVKASSVYLDLNLEPRLSDFGLAKIFGNGLEDEIARGSAGYVPPEFLDPQIGSPKNPTPKSDVYGFGVILFELITGKKPVDDDYPDEKEATLVSWVRGLVRKNVGSRAIDPKIHGTGLETQMGEALKIGYLCTADLPSKRPSMQQVVGLLKDIEPVS, from the coding sequence ATgggttttagtttttttagctCTTTTTTTATTCTAACACTGTTCTTCAGGCCTTTGGTTTGTCAGCAACCCAATACAGATGAATCCTTTGTCTCTGATTTCTTGCAGAAAATGGGTTTAAATTCTTCCGATATCTACAACTTTTCTGCCCCCTTTTGTTCATGGCCTGGTGTCTTTTGTGCTGCCAATGAAGAAAATGTTGTCAAGTTGGTAGCTTCAGGGTGGGGTCTTTCTGGTGTAATCCCTGATTCTACCATTGGCAAACTTGTAAAGCTTGAATCTTTGGATCTGAGCAATAATAAAATCACTGGTTTGCCTTCTGATTTTTGGAGTTTAGGTTCACTCAAGAGCCTTAATCTTTCATTTAACTATCTTTCAGGGGACCTTCCTAGCAACATTGGTAATTTTGGCCAACTTGAAATCTTGGACCTTTCTTCTAACCAATTTTCTGGCAGTATCCCTGAAGCTATAAGCTCCCTTGGAAGCTTACAAGTTCTAAAACTCGACCGAAATGGGTTTGAGTTTAGCATGCCTCTGGGGATCCTGCAATGCCGTTCTTTGGTTTCGCTTGATCTTTCGGGGAACAAGCTCAATGGTTCTCTTCGTGATGGTTTTGGTGCTTCATTTCCAATGTTGAGATATTTGAACATTGCTGGAAATGGCTTCACTGGAAAAGAATCAGATTTTTTGGGGCTGACATCAATTACCTATCTCAATATTTCAGGAAACTATTTTCAAGGTTCAGTTGTTGGTCTTTTTGAGGGGCCAttggaagtgcttgatttgagCAGAAATCAGTTTCAAGGTCACATTTCTCAGGTAAATTCTGTCTCCAGTTTCAGCTTGTCTCGCTTGGTTTATGTGGATTTATCTGAGAATCAGCTTAGTGGAGAGTTTTTCAACGACTTAAATGAAGCTCAGAATCTCAGACACCTTAATCTTGCACACAACAGATTTTCCAAAGAACAGTTGCTGCACATTGGTATGCTTTCTGGTTTAGAGTATCTGAATTTGTCTGCAAGTAATTTGATTGGCGAAATGCCTGGTGAAATTTCGATGTTGAGTAATCTGAAGACACTTGATCTCTCTAGGAACCATCTTAGTGGCCATATTCCTCTTTTAAGCATCCAAAAACTCCAAGTACTAGATCTTTCCTATAACAATTTAAGTGGTGACATCCCAATGAAGCTCATAGACAAGCTACCATGGATGGAGAGGTTTAATTTCTCTTACAACAACCTTACCCTTTGTGCATCACAATTCTCCCCTGAAACCCTCAATTCAGCTTTCATCGGCTCATTGAACAGCTGTCCAATTGCTGCAAATCCTGATCTTTTCAAGAGAAGAACTCAAAAGCATCGGGGCCTCAAGCTTGCCGTGGTGTTAACCATCTCCATGGTCTTCTTGCTTTTGGGATTGCTGTTTTTAGCCTTTGGTTGTCGAAGGAAAACCAGAATGTGGGAAGTGAAACAGAATTCTTACAAAGAAGAACAGAATATATCTGGCCCCTTTTCATTCCAGACGGATTCAACCACTTGGGTTGCCGATGTTAAGCAAGCAACATCTGTCCCAGTAGTTATATTTGAAAAGCCTCTGTTGAATTTCACATTTGCAGACCTCTTGTCTGCAACTTCTCATTTTGACCGTGGCACATTGCTGGCTGAAGGTAAGTTTGGACCAGTGTATAGAGGATTCTTGTCTGGTGGGATTCATGTAGCTGTCAAAGTTTTGGTTCATGGATCCACCATGACTgaccaagaggctgctagagaGCTTGAGTATCTTGGTCGAATAAAACATCCCAATCTGGTCCCATTGACTGGATACTGCTTGGCTGGAGAGCAAAGGATTGCTATATATGACTATATGGAGAATGGAAACTTGCAAAATTTGCTTCATGACCTCCCACTTGGGGTTCAAGCTACAGAAGACTGGAGCACAGACACGTGGGAAGAAGATGAAAACAATTCCATTCAAAACATTGGCTCCGAAGGATTGTTAACAACTTGGAGATTTAGGTACAAAATTGCACTTGGCACAGCACGTGCGCTGGCATTTCTCCACCACGGCTGTTCTCCTCCTATTATACATCGAGATGTCAAAGCAAGCAGTGTCTATCTTGATCTGAATTTGGAACCAAGATTATCTGATTTCGGACTTGCTAAAATTTTTGGCAACGGTCTGGAGGATGAGATTGCTCGTGGGTCTGCAGGATATGTGCCGCCAGAATTTCTTGACCCACAGATTGGATCCCCTAAGAATCCAACACCTAAGTCTGATGTCTATGGATTTGGAGTCATTCTTTTTGAGCTGATCACTGGAAAAAAGCCTGTAGACGATGATTATCCAGATGAAAAGGAAGCAACTTTAGTTAGTTGGGTGAGAGGATTAGTGAGGAAGAATGTAGGGTCAAGAGCTATTGATccaaaaatccatggtactggACTAGAGACTCAAATGGGGGAAGCTCTGAAGATTGGATATTTGTGCACTGCTGACCTTCCCTCAAAGCGACCAAGTATGCAACAAGTAGTAGGGCTCCTGAAGGACATTGAACCTGTTTCATAG